A genome region from Chelonia mydas isolate rCheMyd1 chromosome 12, rCheMyd1.pri.v2, whole genome shotgun sequence includes the following:
- the LOC102938194 gene encoding chymotrypsinogen 2 isoform X1 has translation MAFLWLLPCLTFLGAAHGCGLPAIQPVISGYARIVNGETAVPGSWPWQVSLQDNTSFHFCGGSLISENWVVTTAHCSVSTSDRVVLGEFDQGSPAEDVQVLQIAQVFKNPSFSMLTMKNDITLLKLASPAKLTARVSPMCLPEATDDFPGGLTCVTTGWGLTDPKAQNTPDKLQQVALPLLTNTQCKTYWGFRIADVMICAGAAGASSCMGDSGGPLVCQQDGAWTLVGIVSWGSSTCSPSAPSVYARVTKLRAWIDQIIAAN, from the exons ATGGCTTTCCTctggctcctgccctgcctcacctTCCTGGGCGCTGCCCATG GCTGCGGCCTCCCTGCCATCCAACCTGTCATCAGCGGCTATGCACGAATCGTGAATGGCGAGACGGCGGTTCCTGGATCCTGGCCCTGGCAGGTCTCCCTGCAG gacAACACCAGCTTCCATTTCTGTGGCGGCTCCCTGATCAGCGAGAACTGGGTGGTCACCACTGCCCACTGCAGCGTCAG CACCAGTGACCGTGTGGTTCTGGGGGAATTTGACCAAGGCTCTCCGGCCGAGGATGTACAAGTCCTGCAGATCGCCCAG GTTTTCAAGAACCCCAGTTTCAGCATGTTAACCATGAAGAATGACATCACCCTGCTGAAGCTGGCCTCCCCAGCCAAGCTGACAGCCCGCGTGTCCCCCATGTGCCTGCCCGAAGCCACCGATGACTTCCCCGGAGGCCTGACCTGCGTGACCACGGGCTGGGGCCTGACTGATCCCAAGG CTCAGAACACCCCAGACAAGCTGCAGCaggtggccctgcccctgctgaccaACACGCAGTGCAAGACCTACTGGGGCTTCAGGATCGCGGACGTTATGATCTGCGCCGGCGCtgctggagcctcctcctgcatg GGCGACTCCGGCGGCCCCCTGGTGTGCCAGCAGGACGGCGCCTGGACCCTGGTGGGGATCGTCTCCTGGGGAAGCAGCACCTGCTCCCCCTCCGCGCCCAGCGTTTATGCCCGCGTCACCAAGCTCAGGGCCTGGATCGACCAGATCATCGCGGCCAATTAA
- the LOC102938194 gene encoding chymotrypsinogen 2 isoform X2, which produces MAQADLLRPPCHPTCHQRLCTNREWRDGGSWILALAGLPAGQHQLPFLWRLPDQRELGGHHCPLQRQVFKNPSFSMLTMKNDITLLKLASPAKLTARVSPMCLPEATDDFPGGLTCVTTGWGLTDPKAQNTPDKLQQVALPLLTNTQCKTYWGFRIADVMICAGAAGASSCMGDSGGPLVCQQDGAWTLVGIVSWGSSTCSPSAPSVYARVTKLRAWIDQIIAAN; this is translated from the exons ATGGCACAGGCTGACCT GCTGCGGCCTCCCTGCCATCCAACCTGTCATCAGCGGCTATGCACGAATCGTGAATGGCGAGACGGCGGTTCCTGGATCCTGGCCCTGGCAGGTCTCCCTGCAG gacAACACCAGCTTCCATTTCTGTGGCGGCTCCCTGATCAGCGAGAACTGGGTGGTCACCACTGCCCACTGCAGCGTCAG GTTTTCAAGAACCCCAGTTTCAGCATGTTAACCATGAAGAATGACATCACCCTGCTGAAGCTGGCCTCCCCAGCCAAGCTGACAGCCCGCGTGTCCCCCATGTGCCTGCCCGAAGCCACCGATGACTTCCCCGGAGGCCTGACCTGCGTGACCACGGGCTGGGGCCTGACTGATCCCAAGG CTCAGAACACCCCAGACAAGCTGCAGCaggtggccctgcccctgctgaccaACACGCAGTGCAAGACCTACTGGGGCTTCAGGATCGCGGACGTTATGATCTGCGCCGGCGCtgctggagcctcctcctgcatg GGCGACTCCGGCGGCCCCCTGGTGTGCCAGCAGGACGGCGCCTGGACCCTGGTGGGGATCGTCTCCTGGGGAAGCAGCACCTGCTCCCCCTCCGCGCCCAGCGTTTATGCCCGCGTCACCAAGCTCAGGGCCTGGATCGACCAGATCATCGCGGCCAATTAA
- the LOC119563687 gene encoding chymotrypsinogen 2 has protein sequence MAFLWLLPCLAFLGAAHGCGLPAIQPVISGYARIVNGETAVPGSWPWQVSLQHNTSFHFCGGSLISKNWVVTAAHCGVSTSDRVVLGEFDQGSPAEDVQVLQIAQVFKNPSFSMLTVKNDITLLKLASPAKLTARVSPVCLPKATDDFPGGLTCVTTGWGLTDPKAQNTPDKLQQVALPLLTNTQCKTYWGFRIADVMICAGAAGASSCMGDSGGPLVCQQDGAWTLVGIVSWGSSTCSPSKPGVYARVTKLRAWIDQIIAAN, from the exons ATGGCTTTCCTctggctcctgccctgcctcGCCTTCCTGGGCGCTGCCCatg GTTGCGGCCTCCCTGCCATCCAGCCTGTCATCAGCGGCTATGCACGAATCGTGAATGGCGAGACGGCGGTTCCTGGATCCTGGCCCTGGCAGGTCTCCCTGCAG cacaacACCAGCTTCCATTTCTGCGGCGGCTCCCTGATTAGCAAGAACTGGGTGGTCACGGCTGCCCACTGCGGAGTCAG CACCAGTGACCGTGTGGTTCTGGGGGAATTTGACCAAGGCTCTCCGGCCGAGGATGTACAAGTCCTGCAGATCGCCCAG GTTTTCAAGAACCCCAGTTTCAGCATGTTAACTGTGAAGAATGACATCACCCTGCTGAAGCTGGCCTCCCCAGCCAAGCTGACAGCCCGCGTGTCCCCCGTGTGCCTGCCCAAAGCCACCGATGACTTCCCCGGAGGCCTGACCTGTGTGACCACGGGCTGGGGCCTGACTGATCCCAAGG CTCAGAACACCCCAGACAAGCTGCAGCaggtggccctgcccctgctgaccaACACGCAGTGCAAGACCTACTGGGGCTTCAGGATCGCGGACGTCATGATCTGCGCGGGCGCtgctggagcctcctcctgcatg GGCGACTCCGGCGGCCCCCTGGTGTGCCAGCAGGACGGCGCCTGGACCCTGGTGGGGATCGTCTCCTGGGGAAGCAGCACCTGCTCCCCCTCCAAGCCCGGCGTTTACGCCCGCGTCACCAAGCTCAGGGCCTGGATCGACCAGATCATCGCCGCCAATTAA